ggtgttgctgtggctatggcataggccagcagctacagctccgattagacccctagcctgggaagctccatgtgccgcaggtgcggccctcagaaagacaaaagacaaaaaaataaaaaataaaacactttaaagaAAGAACCAAGATGAACTTTAAAAGTGAATCTAAGTACTGAAAAGGTCCCTCAAGTGTTTAAAGAATAAGTTTACATCTAACCATGCAGCTTTTATATAGGCAAAGGATCCAATTTGGTGGTTAACTAACCTTACTGAGTTCTCACTAGGTGTTGGGGATGGACCAGCTCTTCTATGTATTTGGATGTTTTTAGCTACAATAACTGAATAGAAACTTAATAATGGcttaaaagaggaggaaaatttaTTATTCCCCTTAAATAAAAATTCCCAAAGTAGGCAGGGATGGTTCGATAGCTCAACAATGTGCAGGATCCAGACTTGCTGTCATTCCCCTTCTCCTTACATTGGTTCTTTGCAAGATGGCCCAGAAGTTCCAGGCACACCTACAGACATAACAACATAGAATTGAAAAaagactttcattctttttatttgggAGGAAAATCATTATGAGATCTAACCCCTCATGACTTCTCCTGAGATTCCGTCAGTCAAAACTGCATCACACATCCATGCCTTAAGCCAGTGCTACTCAACTTTTTCATAGCAggacacaaataaaaaaataacgtTTTGATGCCTGCGTGGGGTTGCTTGTGGCTGCTTGTGGCCAGATGGGACTATCTCGGGTTTCAGCAGCTGAGCCTCACTGGAGTGTTCCTAGGGCTTAagggattaatcccttgtcacaTCTCTAACCCATCTGAGATAGACCAGGGTGCGCCGGCCTATAGGCTGGGATGCTGCTCTAGGGAGACTGAGAGTGTGTGTATCCATATACAGACTCTAGTGAGAGAAGGGCCTGCtggtgaggaggaagaaggatgTGGTTGTCAAGAGCACCTCATTTATTCTAAATCTCACAGTAGAGGGGAACTATTTTGTGGAGAGTGAAGCCAAGACTAATAGTATAagtgacttgcttaaggtcatAGAGCCAATAAGTTGGCCCAGTTGGCACAGTGCAGCAGATCCAATGGTGTGCTGATGTTTAACAATCAGGTCTTCAAATGTAGTTCTGACATGCCTGTtggttaatattttcatttaagataaaaatggaataacAAAGATGTATATGGCAACTTACTTGCCAATAACATGAACGACTTCTTTGCTGAACTGAATGTTTTGGTGCCATTCATCATGTACCAGATATAGACACAATAtgccttttaaatttgatttccaTTATTAAAATTTGGTCATTTTCTTAAGTCTAGACCACCAACAAAGCAATAAGTCAAGACCTACTTTGTGGTACTTGCTGATTTCCATTCTATGAATACTTCTTCTGAAGCCAGTTTCAAGCTCCCAAAGTGAAGTCACTGAATGTGGTATTGGGAAGAGATATTCCACCATTCAGACACAACACATGCAAAGTACTTCAAGGGCATAGATAATAGTAACATATGCTAAGATAATTTAGAAATGCTATGTTTtaatatatgatctttttaaaaattttatttgtgggtttatatatataaattgtgtgtgtatacatgtgtatatgtgtgtgtatatatgtatgtgtgtgtgtgtgtatgtgtgtatatatatatatatatatacttttttttttttttttttttgctttttagggccattcccgtggcatatggaggttcccaggctaggggtcaaatcagagctgcagccgccagcctacaccacagccacagcaatgccagactgagccacatctgtgacctacagcacatctcacaacaatgccggatccttaacccactgagtgaggccagggattgaacctgccaccccatggttcctagttggatttgtttccactctgctgcatcgggaactcctatataatttaatttttaatagtggCTGTGTTTAATAAACAACTggcaaaaatcctaaaaatgtcTGCCCTCATGAGCTAGTTTAACCCACTTCCAGATGCCACCATTGACTCTAAATCCATGTTCATTCCACTCCTAACTCTCCTTGCTACCTATTACTGGCATATAAAAGCTAGGGATGATCTGTAGGATACAGGGCAAAACCTGGGTACCAGTTAACACTCCTGATAACCTTGGGCAATTGATAGGTCTCTGacattcagttttctcttctgtaaaaatgAGAACAGTCCATGCCTTGCCAAGCGTTGTCGTGAGGATAACATAGATTCATTGATTGGTTTAAGTGATAGTCTTTGTAAACTGTAGAGcaagatacaaaaacaaacaaacaaacaaaaaaacaaaaccctttattATGATGGCCATTTTGTCACTGGTTTTCAAGCAGGCCATCATTGTTGAGGATACAAAATGTATTGGGACTTTTAAAACATGCTTTAGTTTGAGAGCTTCAGTAGTACCCACAATAGACAGTAAACACCCAAAAAATTGTTCCTAAGAAGTCCAACATTTTTGCTAGTCTTTACTCATTAAGAATAGCTCTCTATATTGGGAGGAAAGCATTTTTTCCCCAACTCTACTCATTTATAGCTGCTATTGGATTGTCTGAAGGGACCCCTCTCTGACTTTGTGGAATGCTTCTTAATTTCAACAGTTGAATTAAAGTCCTATGATTTTTAGTTTTGATATCTCAAGCTACTTTGCTTTTGGGACTGGAATACTTCAGTAAGTTATTTTGTATGGATTGTGCCCCTCTACTCAAGGTGGCCTCCTAACTGTAAATTGGATTAACTACCCCAAGATATTCTACATTACAGTTCTAAACTTGAGCAAATTTGTGAGATATTTACCTCAGTTTGCTGAACTTCTCTTTGGTCCATGGGCAGATTTTCTGCCAAACTCTTCCCCACATCAGGCCCTTTGTTCATGCTGATCCCTCTGCCTGTAAAGCTCTCCCCTGATTCTTTGCAAAGCTGACTACTTATCCTTCAGCTTGAATGCTACCTTCTAAGAAAAGTCTTCTCTGTACACTTGTTTCAAGTCATTTCCCCAatctatttccttatttccttcatAGCACTGATGACAATCTACAGTTTCCATGTTTACTTCTTTGTCTGTATCCCTCATTATAATATCAGCTCCTTGGGGGCTGGGATGTTGCCTATGGATGTTGTTAACTACCCCCAGCAtccagcacagtgcctagcacacaaTAACCAGCTGTTGAACAGATGAACATGTCTGACAAGATTCACACTGATGTCATGGGGCTGAGGCCATTCTGTAGTTCTCTGGAGGCAAGAACCTACCCTAAAGATAATTCAGGGATTGACCTGTATGCTCATGGTGGCCCAAGTTTCTCTCAAGGCCCAGGAGGAGCCACAGTGGCAGCAGGAGACTGCTGGCTTCTGTCTTCTCCCCCCAATGGGGCTGCCTCAGTGATGTCACAAGGACAAGATTCTCTAGTCCTTTTCATTCCGGGATGGTCCTTTAAACAGCTGTTTTTCACAACCTGATAtggtgggggggggatggaggaaggagggcCACGTGGGGGTACACTCCCCACAACACAATTAGTGTAGGGGCACTATCAGCTCATATGTATTGCTTTAGGAGAAAGTGGGTAGAAGAAGCTGAAATTTGGACTACACtaaggaaaagggagaagagaaaaatggggaaaagacggGAAAAGGAGATAAAAACAGGACATAAGAAAGGGAGAAGAATaataagaaggagaaaagagagaagaggaagacaaaagaagaggatatttgcaagaaaaaaacataaagcaggtagtgaaggaggaggaggaagagttgaATGTGTGATCTGCTTGGCTTTGTGGTTCTTGGTAGTGACTGACTTGGGTGTGGTATGTGGATGGATGACTCAGTTGAGGGGGTTCTCAGGTACTCCCCTGTGGGTCACTTAAATCActgagttcagggagttcccgtcatggcacagcagaaatgaatccaactaggaaccatgaggttgtgggttcgatccctggccttgctcagtgggttaaggatccggattgccatgagctgtggtataggtcgaagacgtggctcagatctggtgttactgtggctctggcgtaggccagcggctacagctctgattagacccctggcctgggaacctccatatgcagtgggtgcggccctaaaaagacaaaagaccaaaaaaaaaaaaaaactacagtaatTTTTGAGAGGCCCAAGTAAGGCTGTCTCAAGTGTGACTCTCCTGGACAGATTCACAATGGTAATTTGGTttcacaaaaaaatgtaaatgttaaaaaaaaaattatgattgtggaggaaaagaggagagagtaCTACTTATTGGACTAAGCTTCAGACTCCTCACCATCTGTCCTCATCCCAGGTCTTCCCATTACTAGGCTAATGGCAAACAGTTATATTTAGGACTTGAAAGCCAATCTTTCAGAAACTCTTCTTCCTATTTTGTAACTGAAATAATAAACAGATTTCCAAAGCAGAGTAAAAGAGTTctataatagggagttcccgttatggctcaatggaaacaaaccagactagtatccatgaggacatgggttcaggttcgatccctgggcctgatcagtgggttaaggatccagtgttgccatgacctgtggtgtaggttgcagacatggctcagatctggcattgctatacctgtggtgtaggctggcagctgcagctccagttagatccctggcatgggaacttccatgtgctgtgggtgcagtcctaaaaagaaaaaaaaaaaaagttttataatatacctataaaattatttaagtacAATTACGGCAATATAGTCTCTGTGATGTTTCGCAAAAACTCACTATGAACTTACCAAATATGTGTAGGAGGCCCAAACAAAGCCTTGTaggttcaaaagaaaagaaaacttttaaccCTTTTTTCAGTGTCatgtctctctcactctctcttttttggcattatataagttcccaggctaggggtcgagtcagagccacatcttaacccactgagcaaggccagggattaaacccgaatcctcatggacactatattggattcttaatccactgaaccacaacagggaactcctatatctctCTTCTAAATAATTAAGTATTTTTCCCTTAACATAATATTTGGGGAATAGTTAGCATAATATTTAGAGAATATAATATGCAGTATAATAATAAGGAAGGGCatattatatcaagcatttttacTTGGACAATATTAAGAATCTTggttccaaattttaaaatgttaatcttatccCCATGAATTTCTTAGTTCATACCAAAATGTCCCTGTAACTTGtgttcaaaaataagaaatagcagAAAGGCATAACTTAATCAGCAGTCTATGGTACACTGTGCAGACTCCTTAAAAATCTCTTTATACTATAGTTCctatttttctaccttttcttcTATAATTGACCCAGATTCTCCTGCAAGTGTAAAGCAGAGAGCAGAAAGATATGGAAACCTAAAAGAAGGAAGCAGTTAAGACAGGCAAGACCTTTAAGCTCACTATGGTCCTATAGTGCCACTGGCGACTCAGGTTCTGCCTTATGAAtaagaaaatttgttttctaagggCATTTCAAATTGGGGTTTTCACATGGGTTTTTCTATTTCAGAATGGTAATGAGTCCACTAGCATGCTAATCATGCTGCTACTTGTCCAAAGTATTAAGAATTCCAATAAGGCAGAGTTTCAAAGATCTTtgatctaatttcatttctttttcttcttcgtctttttttttttttttggcaagcatGGGGAGAATTAGGAAATATGTCATCAGATGATACTGAGACCAAATGCATAAgtgaactttatttttactttatataccTGGAAATGATCCGTCTTCATCTTACTCTAAGAAATTCTAACCTCCAAGATATTGGGTGATTTGGGGGTTCCTTGAAGAAGCAGCCTGCCAGTGATCTTTTGGTGATATTGTTTGATCCTGTTGTTAGATCCCATGTCTAAAAGTGAAAGGAACAGAACCTTCACAAAAAAGTCATGTTGGAAAAATGAGATAGcatttacagttttaaaagcaGTTAAAGGCTTGCTGAATGACAGAGACAGAATAAATAGGTTGCTTTAGATCTAAGGGTTGGAGCAACAAAGTGGTTTTAGGAGATACAAAGTAGCAGGGTACAAGCTCTTAGGATAAAATGGAGAGGTCTTAtcacaaatttacttttttatcagCTGGAACACATTATGACTAACATCTTcaggtgttcttttttcttttttggctgctctgcagcatatggagttccctggaaAGGGAATCAGATCCCAGcggcagttgtgacctacacggcatctgtggcaacacctgatccctaacccactaggcctggccagggatggaacctgcatcccagcactccagagatgccccagtctcattgtgccacagtgggaactcctggttgttctttttaaagtaccTGCCTCCTATAAtgaagtattttgtttttctttatgtatatGTAGCAcagcatctttcttcttcttcttcttcttctttttttttttttggcagtgcccacaggcatgtaggagttcctgggccaaggattaaaaccatgccacagcagtgacaacacccgatccttaacccctaggccaccagggaactcccaagagcatCTTTTTTAAACacggatttttcttttaaagttctgTGCCTGGAAATGTGGTATAAGTCAAGTCCCTGAGCAGGTTAAACCTCTGACAAGAGAGGGAAAGCATCCCAGCCAATGGGAAACCCTGCTGGTGATGTACTGCTCTCCAGTTCTGATTCATTGGCCGCCTAGGGTTTGTCATTGTATCCCTGGCGTCTGCAAACGGCGTGGGTCGGGTTGTCTGCAGTCTAGCTAGCTAAACTGGATTCTGGCCACCTGCACGTGCAACTGGGTTTAACAGATCTCTAAATTTTCATAGCAGCAGCTGCCACATTTTTGATAATCCTccagattttgaaaaatccttCGTTCCTTTAACCTCACTGGAGGTGGTTGGATGTCCCCTGTGACAGAATCACGTGACTGTCTAATAAGTGCAAATAAATACAATGTGGAACCCCACGAGCTACAGACGAAAAACCGCCAGAAACTCAGAGCATGTGCCTTGTGCGTGTATCAGGGGCACTCGCGTGTGGGTGGGTGGTAGTAGGGTGAGAGTGTTGCTGCCCTTTGGGACCCGAGATGTGTGGCTAGAGCACCTGCGTAGGTCTCCCGAGGTCACTGGGGCAAGGATGGCTCCGGAAGTGTGGAGGCTTGAGGGAGAGGGATCTGGCGGCGGCCTGACAACAAGCATGCCTTACAGCCGCAGCAGCCAGGCCGCGATCAGGCCGCAACTGTACGGGAGAGAAGTCGACAGCACAAGGTCGGTCCTCGGCCTCTGTGGACTGCGTCTTCCCCGGGAGTGGGGTATATATCTGCAGACAGGCGGTAGCCCAGCGAAAGGAGGCGCGGACGCCCTAGGGGGGATGCCGAGTCCGGGCTCGGAGAGTATCCCCATTCCTGAGGCTCATAACAGTCACACCTCTGTCcagtccccagggccagggcaggaAGCCCCATGTCCCGGTTCCGTTCCGGGATTCGGACGCAAGTTTGTGGCTCTGCCTAGGGGCCGGGCGGCGAGGCCACTGCTACGAGAGAAACTGGGTAGGGCAGTGACATCACCTGCACCCCTCCCCCGTTCGCCAGCGCGCACTGCAGTTCCTGCCCAACGACATCCGGGTCTCTCCAGCTGCTCCGCCGCGCCGCAGCTGTAGGGGCCTCTGAGCCCACGGGGCGGAGCATGGCAGGCGGAGGCGTGGGGGAGGGGTAGTACGGCGCCGTCGTGAGCGCGCCTGCGCGGGGACGCgctggaggcggcggcggcggcggcgctaGGGGCGGGAGCGCGCGCGGGAGCGAGGGAGCTGTGGTCTCCGCACTGGCCCGGCCCTTAGCTTCGGGTGCTCCGGCAGCGGCAGCTCGGCAGCCggtggttggggaggggggggtgggggggcgctaaGGCAGGTGGGGCGCGTAAGCGATGAATTTTcggctcttcctcctcctcctccgggaCCCGCTCTCCGCCTCCCGCTCCAACGCCCGGATGATCTGAGCCGCGAGGGCGCCGAGAGCCGGGGGCCCGGACGCAGCCCGGCTCCtcccctcctccgccccctccccggccTGACCTGGCCGGCCGCCGCCGCGGTGACCCccttcccgccccctccccggccgCCGCAGCCTCGGCCGACCAGGGACCTGCCTGCCCGCGGCTGCTCCGGGTAAGCGCGACGCTGGGGCcgagggcgggcgggcggcgcggGCCTGCGCGGCAGCGGCCAGGCCTAAAGCCTGGGGCCTGTAAACAAGCCGGGCGTCTGCCCGGGCGCTCCCGGGAGGAGACGCGACAACTCCACCCCCTGGCCCGGCCTCCTCCCCCGAGCCGGGCGGCGGACTACGAGGGGTTAATGTTCCGCGAGGGCGGTGGcgggccggcgggggcggggtgtATGTGGCGGCTGCGCGGGGAGGGGGCGCGACCCTCCGGGCGCCGATGCCGGGCGGGGTGTTTGCGGCCGCTCGGCCGGGTAGGGCCGCCGGCGGGCCAGGCCTGCCCCAACCGGAGATGAACCGGCGGAACTTTCCCTGAGCGGGGAGGGGGCGTACGGCGCCCCCAACCGCCCGGCcaccctgggctccagcccctgGAGGGAGGCCgcgagaaagaagaggagaagctTCCTTTGGACCGGACTTGGCCTCGAAACACCAAATTCTGGAGAGTTTGCTTCAGGTTTTATAGAGGGTAGAGCTTAGAGTGAGGCTTTTTTAGAACTCAAGTCAGTGATACCTCCAGTTCATTCATTCCTAAAGCATTGAACAAATCCATTGAAGTAAATGGTACTGATTTCTTTTCGTCTTTTAAACCGTGTTAATTGTGTGAATAAAAGTTCTTGATGCTAGAGTTTGGTCGAGGTATGATACTTTTCTGCttgtagatttttaatattttcttgaaagACTGCTGGCTCTGGAGGGCCTCTACCAACAGCGGTTTTAgatatgttttgaaaatttcatcgcttgaggtatttcttttttttcctcaagcacCGCATGGTACTTAAAAATTTACAAAGGTCGTACTTAAGTTGTCCAAGCCAAGAAAGCTATTCGCCGTGTCCACCCCCAACCCTAAATTTCCTGCTGATTGGTATAATGAGCCGAATGCATTTTAAGTGAAGTAATTGGAAGAGTATGGGCAATGTAAAAAATCTATGTTGTTATTTTCTCAAAGTAAATGATTTTGACATTAttgaagaaaattagaaatttaaaaatattttgagggaaAAGGCTTAATCATTTCAAACTTGCACGTTGTGATTTTAAACACAACTGCTTTTTAGGTGCAAAGAGCTCTGAAGAGTCAGAGGGTTGATTTAACAGTGCTCTGCTGAACCTTTAGGGGTCCCAGAGCTCTCCGGAATCCAGCAGGACTTGCTCTCCAACTGCTCTTTAACTCGAACAACttcacttttatatatttatctttttacataTTGGGCCTTTTCCAAAGTGTAGTTCTGTAACTCTTTACAGTTTAGGAAACTGACAAGAGCCATAGTGACCCACCCCATTGACTGTTTTATAAGCATAGATGTTACTTCATTGATTTAATGTTTCTTTTGCCAATAATTTGAAGCACAAAGTAACAGTCCTTGTTTAATGTTTTAGTTCTGTTCTAATGTGTAACTCACATGTATCTGTTTAATCATTTAATGATATAGGGACAACTACTTTTAACCTGCAAGTTACAGCAATACCACATTATGGAAATTATAATGAACTGCACATGGGAGTtgcttaagacttttttttttctttttaatgcctcacctgcagcatatggaagttcccaggttggggttgaagaggagctgcagatgccagacACAACCAAGGTAACACCATatcagagccccatctgtgacctacactgcagcttgcagcaacacccaatccttaacccactgagggcagggactgaacccacatcctcaccgatcctagtcaggttcttaatccactgagccacaacgggaactctatctTAAGACTTTTTGATTAGAtatcattaaacatttttcatattgGTGAAGTAGTTATATCATGGGAGAGGTATATTAAAACTGGTAAAGTTCGGCTAGCTACCTCagatatatttgagaaaaaaatggttGAATGCTGGTatcatcaggatttttttttcatgggacGTGTGTGTGTTAACATGTAATATAAAAGTGGTTTATATTTTAGTTTGAAGAGCTAAAACGATGTCCATAATTACAGTATAAGCTGTTGGAGGGAATAGTGCACTAGGGGATAAGAATTATTTAGTCATGGCTATGCTCCAAAATATCAGCAAAGCCAAAGGGGTAGATTATATTGTCAAATGTACTATATACAGTTGTTACATTTTTTTATGCTCTTAACATTATTTAATATGCTTTGACTAAATGCCTGTTACGTGCCAGGCACTTAGGTCTTTCAGCATTCTGAAGCTGATTTTCTTCCTGGATTGTATCttacttaaaagaaattttaagttgGTCAGTTTTGTTTAGAAAAGGTATTTCTGTAGGTAgcctttattgattttttttttctgttgggagTGGGAAGTCTAGAAAAACTCTTGGGAGGAAGGCAGATAGAGATTCCACAAGAGACAAAGGGTGGTTGAGACTACAGGTTTGAACAAGCACAGACCCTTGGTAGTTTGACGTGAAGGGCATTTTAAGATCACATTGTGAAGGTTTTTGTGTCAGTTCAAGCTGGGTCTTGCTTATCTTGACTTGTTAATAAACCTTCACTTGAAAATTTGTTCTCTGACACAGggttgttccccccccccccaaagaaatttGTAGTAACATCATATTGTCACAAGATAAATATTGTCAAGCAGTAACTGAAAACCTACAgtctttaaatttgttgagataaCACATAGACTGTtatgtgtttttattatagtGGCTAACAGCATGTGTAGCTAATTCTGGTTCAACTATgagtgcttatttatttaataatttaaaactaaAGACTGGCATGTGTCCATAGAGAGCTTGTTATCCCTGAAATGCTCATGCATGAGAGCTGGATTAATTTCTTATGATGTGAATTTGTGATCATGTAGAAATAATTATAAGGTGATATTTGATCCCTTGAATGGCTGACTTTTGCCTGGGCACCTGACTCTGGGTGATACTCTTGACTACTCTCCATCCTTAGTCAAATCAGAGGAAAGAAGTAGCTTTGTAAGAAAATTGGCTCAAGTAGAGTCCTAGAGTTAAAAGATGATATAACAGGGTGTGGCCCAGAGAAGTATGTGGACCTTGGGGGAAGGGAAAGGTGTTATGAGGCAACTGGGTAAAAGTTTGCGCCTTCCTTTACCTAAGGTAGTAACTTTATGCCAGAATGTGTTCTGTCTTCCATCTCATATGTGTTggtgatgaaattttaaaaattgagttactttattttttcactattaGCCTGAAAGTTTTATGAATTTGTACCAGAGATTATTAACCACTCTTACATGAAAGTAGCTTGGGTTAAATTACATCAGAATCAAAAGGTTGATTGCCtatattctttgttcttttgttctttccaaTGTCTGATGTGCCCcatggatgtttttattttatgagtcTCCAGAATATATTCCTTGATGATTTTAACCTTTGTATGTCCTAGCTGTCTAGgtaataaatagatttttatgattatttaggTAATAAAtagagttttatagttcttaatgTGGTTATTTGGACTCCATTGATTTTGTTTATGTAGCATTCATATTTAGGATTTGGATTGAAAGTCATTGGATTTTTCTGGCCAATATCATTTGAATTAAGATCTTAAGATACCAAACTACTTCTAAATATGGAAGAAATTGAATAATAAAAGCTGTAATTTATTGACCATTTGCTTGCGGCAGGCTTTAATTTTCACCACAATGTTCTAAAGCATATGATGTTATCTCTTTGTTACAGATGTAGAGATGTAGGCTAAGCAACATGCCAGAATCAGATCTgtagattaaaaattatttccaagatATTCCTAGAGTAGACTTTTCACAATTAGATTAGCCTTGTTCCTAGGAAGCAAAATATGAAAAGCTGAATGTTAACACTTCTGATTTAGATTCCTAGAATTACAAAGGACTTTACAAATTTATATAGTTAATGTCTTCCAATGCAAGAATCCCTTCTAAAACATTCATTAAAATTTGAGAGGTTAAGATCTTTTTCTCATTCCTGAAGTTTCAGAAGtcaacagaaataaacaattttatgtCTTTAGTTATCATTGTTCAGACTGAGAACCATTTAATTCTCAAATGGTTTTTGTCTGTATTGGACGACTCAGAACTTTTTCTGAGTAAACACAGTCAATGGAGCCACATTGAAGGCTCCAGACAATGTGGTAAAACTTCACAGTGGGGTGATCTTGAGCAAGCTACTTGATTTTTCTAAGCCTTAGATTTCTTTATCTGACAGATGGAAAAGCCTTTCTTGTTAAGTAGtcttgaagattaaatgagataatcacATAAGGCACTTGACATATTTTCTACtgtcaagaaataacaaatggttGCTGAGTATATCAGATCTTGAGACACACTGAATAGAAACTAG
The nucleotide sequence above comes from Phacochoerus africanus isolate WHEZ1 chromosome 2, ROS_Pafr_v1, whole genome shotgun sequence. Encoded proteins:
- the LOC125120797 gene encoding wiskott-Aldrich syndrome protein homolog, with the protein product MAGGGRARERGSCGLRTGPALSFGCSGSGSSAAGGWGGGGGGALRQVGRVSDEFSALPPPPPGPALRLPLQRPDDLSREGAESRGPGRSPAPPLLRPLPGLTWPAAAAVTPFPPPPRPPQPRPTRDLPARGCSGNSWLFDQDSTNYSESQEIVL